One part of the [Pantoea] beijingensis genome encodes these proteins:
- a CDS encoding YceI family protein — translation MLKKALTAIAIAATLMVTATAGAAEYKIDKKGQHAFLQFRISHLGYSWIYGRFNDFDGHFTFDEENPAADKVTVTINTASLDTNHAERDKHLRSSDFLNVSKYPQATFVSNRVEKEGDELKISGNLTLNGVTKPLTLEAKKIGAGEDPWGGYRTGFEAEGKIALKDYNILTKLGPASQEVDLIISLEGVRQ, via the coding sequence ATGTTAAAAAAAGCACTGACTGCAATCGCGATAGCAGCTACGCTGATGGTGACAGCGACGGCTGGCGCAGCTGAATACAAAATAGATAAAAAAGGGCAGCATGCCTTTTTACAATTTCGTATTAGTCATCTTGGTTACAGCTGGATCTATGGCCGCTTTAATGACTTCGATGGCCATTTTACCTTTGATGAAGAAAATCCTGCTGCTGATAAAGTGACCGTCACTATTAACACCGCCAGCCTGGACACTAACCATGCAGAACGCGATAAGCATCTTCGCAGCAGTGATTTTCTCAACGTCAGCAAATACCCGCAGGCAACTTTTGTTTCAAATCGCGTAGAAAAAGAGGGCGATGAGCTCAAAATCAGCGGTAATCTGACGCTGAATGGCGTAACGAAGCCTTTAACGCTGGAAGCAAAGAAAATCGGGGCGGGTGAAGATCCCTGGGGTGGCTACCGTACCGGATTTGAAGCTGAGGGTAAAATCGCGTTAAAGGATTATAATATTCTCACCAAACTCGGACCAGCCTCACAGGAAGTTGACCTGATTATTTCCCTCGAAGGCGTACGCCAGTAG
- a CDS encoding Kdo(2)-lipid IV(A) acyltransferase translates to MTQLPKFSRELMHPRYWFTWLGIGILYLVVLLPYPVLYHMGCGLGRLSMHFLKRRVYVARRNLELSFPAMPEAEREAMVVRNFESVGMGLLETGMAWFWPDWRIKKWFAVSGLEHIEQAHLEKKGVLLIGMHFLTLELGARIFGIYNPGIGVYRPNDNKLLDWLQTWGRMRSNKSMLDRKDLKGMIRALKNGDIIWYAPDHDYGPRSSVFVPFFGVQKAATTKGSYVLIRTGQPAIIPFVPRRLPHAKGYEMVILPAVADMPLDDEITTAARMNRVVEEGVLMAPEQYMWLHRRFKTRPDGETSLY, encoded by the coding sequence ATGACTCAGTTGCCAAAATTTTCTCGCGAATTAATGCATCCTCGCTATTGGTTCACCTGGCTTGGGATTGGCATACTTTACCTCGTTGTACTCCTGCCCTATCCGGTTTTGTATCACATGGGGTGCGGGCTTGGCCGCCTTTCGATGCATTTTCTTAAACGTCGTGTTTATGTGGCGAGGCGCAATCTTGAGCTTAGCTTTCCCGCTATGCCAGAAGCCGAGCGAGAGGCAATGGTCGTACGTAATTTTGAGTCGGTCGGTATGGGCCTGCTGGAAACCGGCATGGCCTGGTTCTGGCCTGACTGGCGGATCAAAAAGTGGTTTGCCGTGAGCGGATTGGAACATATTGAGCAGGCGCATTTGGAAAAAAAAGGCGTGTTGTTAATCGGTATGCACTTTTTAACGCTGGAACTTGGCGCAAGGATATTTGGTATTTATAACCCCGGAATTGGCGTTTACCGTCCCAACGATAATAAGCTTCTTGACTGGTTGCAGACCTGGGGACGAATGCGTTCCAACAAAAGCATGCTGGATCGCAAGGATTTGAAAGGCATGATTCGGGCGTTAAAAAATGGTGACATCATCTGGTACGCTCCTGACCATGATTATGGCCCGCGCAGCAGTGTTTTTGTACCCTTTTTCGGTGTACAGAAAGCAGCCACGACCAAAGGAAGCTATGTTCTGATTCGTACGGGTCAGCCTGCAATCATTCCTTTCGTTCCGCGGCGCCTTCCTCATGCCAAAGGCTACGAAATGGTTATCCTGCCGGCAGTTGCCGATATGCCGCTGGATGATGAGATCACCACGGCAGCCCGGATGAATCGCGTTGTTGAAGAGGGGGTATTAATGGCGCCCGAGCAGTATATGTGGTTACATCGCCGTTTTAAAACACGTCCTGACGGCGAAACTTCCCTCTATTAG
- a CDS encoding MysB family protein, protein MSMYTTLEEAIDSAREEYLAANPDLEEEEASVAQFNLQKYVMQDGDIMWQAEFFTDEGSEGECLPIRSGEAAQSIFDGDFDEVELRQEWQKENTLHEWDEGEFQLEPPADSEESLAAAGEWEDDNSDYENE, encoded by the coding sequence ATGAGTATGTACACGACACTGGAAGAAGCAATTGACAGCGCACGTGAAGAGTATCTGGCAGCTAATCCCGATTTAGAGGAAGAGGAAGCGTCTGTCGCGCAATTCAACCTGCAAAAATATGTGATGCAAGACGGCGATATTATGTGGCAAGCCGAATTTTTTACCGATGAAGGTAGTGAGGGCGAATGTTTGCCAATACGCAGCGGTGAAGCGGCACAGTCCATCTTTGACGGTGACTTTGATGAAGTAGAACTGCGGCAGGAATGGCAAAAAGAGAATACGCTACATGAATGGGATGAAGGTGAGTTCCAGTTGGAACCGCCAGCTGACAGCGAGGAAAGCCTGGCTGCAGCCGGAGAGTGGGAAGATGATAATAGCGATTATGAAAACGAGTGA
- the mdoC gene encoding glucans biosynthesis protein MdoC, whose product MSTKTQQREYFLDSIRAYLMLLGVPFHMSLIYSSHQWAVNSTEPTLWLTILNDFIHAFRMQVFFVISGYFSYMLYLRYRPERWLKVRVERVGIPMLTAIPLLTLPQFFMLKAWTATANGWSGFSLYEKFNTLVWHLISHLWFLLVLVILTSLGMILFRFLRDGHRSTKAKADYSDLSWGRLTLAFLLFSFVWGAIRRATFIFQPNLLMDGLFNFAVMQTLFYLPFFMLGAMAWKYPAIKALFVKPTPWTFIGSALAFVAYLLNQRYSVGEGWLYEIDTIITMLMGLWMVNVVFTLGHKMLNSHSPRVTYLVNASLFIYLVHHPLTLLYGIFITPVINNDTLGFFAGLLFVFAIAFMLYEIHLRIPLLRFLFSGKPQATHHA is encoded by the coding sequence ATGAGTACAAAAACACAGCAGCGTGAATATTTTCTCGATTCGATTCGAGCTTATTTGATGTTATTGGGTGTGCCTTTTCACATGTCACTGATCTACTCCAGCCACCAGTGGGCAGTTAATAGCACCGAACCCACGCTATGGCTGACAATATTAAATGACTTTATCCATGCCTTCCGCATGCAGGTATTTTTTGTTATCTCGGGCTACTTTTCCTACATGCTCTATCTACGCTATCGTCCCGAGCGCTGGCTGAAAGTACGTGTAGAGCGAGTTGGCATTCCCATGCTTACCGCAATACCACTGCTGACGCTCCCACAATTCTTTATGCTGAAGGCATGGACCGCGACGGCCAATGGCTGGAGTGGATTCTCACTGTATGAGAAGTTCAATACCTTGGTGTGGCACCTGATCTCGCATTTATGGTTTTTGCTGGTCCTGGTGATTCTGACTAGTCTTGGGATGATTTTGTTCAGATTTCTACGTGATGGACATCGTAGTACGAAGGCTAAGGCAGACTATTCCGACCTTTCATGGGGCCGGCTCACCCTTGCCTTTCTACTATTTAGTTTCGTCTGGGGCGCGATTCGCCGGGCGACTTTTATTTTTCAGCCGAATCTGCTGATGGACGGGCTGTTCAACTTCGCCGTCATGCAAACCCTGTTTTATCTGCCTTTCTTTATGCTAGGGGCTATGGCATGGAAATATCCGGCGATTAAGGCACTCTTTGTGAAGCCTACGCCCTGGACTTTTATTGGTTCGGCTCTGGCTTTTGTCGCATATCTACTCAATCAGCGCTATAGCGTGGGCGAAGGCTGGCTTTATGAAATTGATACGATAATTACCATGCTCATGGGCCTGTGGATGGTTAATGTCGTCTTTACGCTGGGCCATAAAATGTTGAATTCACATTCGCCACGCGTCACTTACCTGGTGAATGCCTCACTCTTTATCTATCTGGTTCACCATCCGCTAACACTGCTGTATGGTATTTTTATTACCCCCGTTATCAACAATGATACATTGGGATTCTTTGCTGGTTTGTTATTCGTTTTCGCCATCGCGTTTATGTTGTACGAAATCCATTTGCGCATACCGCTGTTACGATTCCTTTTCTCAGGAAAACCACAGGCTACCCATCATGCGTAG
- a CDS encoding NADH:flavin oxidoreductase/NADH oxidase, whose protein sequence is MSKLFTPMKMGGLTLENRIIIAPMCQYSAEEGQASAWHRIHLGQLALSGAGLLIIEATAVEPEGRITPQDLGLYNDAVEKALAQVLSDIRKYSTMPLGIQLAHAGRKASTDMPWHGGGFLRPDQGGWQTSAPSAIPFNDTDDAPVALTKSRIEEIKQAFVDSAIRADRLGLDLFELHSAHGYLLHEFLSPLSNHRDDEYGGSLENRMRLTLEVFSAIREAIPAHKPVGVRISASDWVDGGWDLEQSIVLSKALEALGSAYIHVSSGGLSPHQNISAGPNYQVPFAQSITHEVEIPVIAVGLITEPEQAEAILVEGKADAIALARGILYEPHWPWRAAARLGAQVKIPEQYRRSQPHDLKNLFKS, encoded by the coding sequence ATGAGTAAATTATTTACCCCCATGAAAATGGGTGGCCTGACCCTTGAGAATCGCATAATCATTGCTCCAATGTGTCAGTATTCTGCCGAAGAAGGTCAGGCGAGCGCCTGGCACCGTATCCATTTGGGTCAACTTGCCCTTTCTGGTGCAGGACTCCTGATTATTGAGGCTACAGCGGTTGAACCTGAGGGACGTATTACCCCGCAGGATTTAGGGCTGTATAACGACGCCGTTGAGAAGGCGTTAGCGCAAGTGCTGAGTGACATCCGAAAATACTCTACCATGCCATTGGGTATACAACTTGCCCATGCGGGCCGAAAAGCATCGACTGATATGCCATGGCATGGCGGTGGTTTTTTGCGCCCGGACCAGGGTGGCTGGCAAACATCCGCACCTTCCGCTATTCCGTTTAACGACACTGATGATGCGCCTGTCGCATTGACCAAATCACGCATTGAAGAAATAAAACAGGCATTCGTTGATAGTGCTATTCGTGCCGATCGCCTTGGGCTGGACCTGTTTGAACTTCACTCCGCGCATGGTTATCTTTTACATGAGTTCCTGTCCCCGCTCTCTAATCATCGCGATGATGAGTATGGTGGCTCTCTTGAAAACCGTATGCGACTGACGCTGGAAGTCTTTAGTGCGATACGCGAGGCGATTCCTGCACATAAGCCTGTTGGTGTACGCATTTCGGCATCAGACTGGGTCGATGGCGGCTGGGATCTTGAACAATCTATTGTGCTCAGCAAGGCACTGGAGGCTCTGGGGTCTGCTTACATCCACGTCTCCAGTGGTGGGCTTTCCCCGCATCAGAATATCAGTGCCGGCCCCAATTACCAGGTGCCTTTCGCACAGAGTATTACCCACGAAGTGGAAATCCCGGTGATCGCCGTCGGCTTAATCACCGAGCCTGAACAGGCTGAAGCGATTCTGGTTGAAGGTAAGGCCGATGCCATAGCGCTGGCACGCGGGATTCTTTACGAACCTCACTGGCCATGGCGCGCAGCCGCACGATTAGGCGCGCAAGTTAAAATACCGGAACAGTACCGTCGCAGCCAGCCACATGATCTGAAAAACCTCTTCAAATCATAA
- the mdoH gene encoding glucans biosynthesis glucosyltransferase MdoH has product MNKSIVTPADYIDTLPLSVEDKAALQHALPAEDEQAEVYSELHHQLGQGGPVESRPDDAPLESVRSRIGMTWEDAIADGEQFDKDALDRTTLKAMPPVKRSLMFPEAWRTNPVARAWDSLRGRKTTHRYASAEEQKSEDNWRHVGSIRRYILLILTLLQTVIATWYMKTILPYQGWALIDPMDMINQNWQQSVLQILPYVLQTGILFLFAILFCWVSAGFWTALMGFLQLLIGKDKYSISYSTTGNEPINPEHRTALIMPICNEDVERVFAGLRATWESVVRTGQQQHFDVYVLSDSYDADIAVAEQKAWMELVRDVGGEGKIFYRRRRRRVKRKSGNIDDFCRRWGSNYSYMVVLDADSVMSGECLTGLVRMMEANPNAGIIQSSPKASGMDTLYARCQQFATRVYGPLFTAGLHFWQLGESHYWGHNAIIRVKPFIEHCALAPLPGEGSFAGSILSHDFVEAALMRRAGWGVWIAYDLPGSYEELPPNLLDELKRDRRWCHGNLMNFRLFLVKGMHPVHRAVFLTGVMSYLSAPLWFMFLALSTALQVVHTLMEPQYFLQPRQLFPVWPQWRPELAIALFSTTLVLLFLPKLLSVVLIWCKGAKAYGGAIRLLFSLILEMLFSVLLAPVRMLFHTVFVVSAFLGWEVVWNSPQRDDDATPWSEAFARHGSQMLLGIVWAAGMGWLDLNFLWWLAPIVFSLILSPFVSVFSSRATLGLASKRAKLFLIPEEYDPPKELLDTDTYLQQNRERALKNGFMHALFHPSFNALASAMATSRHLKSDLLEYARDRRVEQALSDVPTKLDREQRLTLLSDPVTLSRMHYRLWQNADKYHDWVEHYQALKLNPLALPSAK; this is encoded by the coding sequence ATGAATAAGTCTATCGTTACACCCGCAGATTATATCGATACGCTGCCCCTTTCTGTTGAGGATAAAGCAGCACTTCAGCACGCCCTACCTGCAGAGGATGAGCAAGCGGAAGTTTACAGCGAACTGCATCATCAACTGGGCCAAGGCGGCCCGGTTGAATCACGTCCTGATGACGCACCGTTAGAGTCGGTTAGATCCCGTATTGGCATGACATGGGAAGACGCTATAGCGGATGGGGAACAGTTTGACAAAGATGCTTTGGATCGCACCACGCTTAAAGCGATGCCGCCGGTAAAGCGCTCGCTGATGTTCCCAGAAGCCTGGCGTACCAATCCGGTCGCTCGTGCCTGGGATTCACTGCGTGGCCGTAAAACAACCCATCGCTATGCCAGCGCGGAAGAGCAGAAATCCGAGGATAACTGGCGACATGTTGGTTCTATCCGACGCTATATACTGCTTATTTTAACGCTGTTACAAACGGTCATTGCGACCTGGTATATGAAAACAATCCTCCCTTATCAAGGGTGGGCGTTGATTGATCCCATGGATATGATCAATCAGAACTGGCAGCAGTCGGTATTGCAGATTTTACCTTATGTACTGCAAACCGGGATCCTGTTCCTGTTTGCTATCCTTTTCTGCTGGGTCTCTGCCGGTTTCTGGACCGCGCTGATGGGATTCCTGCAGTTGCTGATTGGCAAGGATAAGTACAGTATCTCTTATTCAACGACCGGCAATGAGCCGATTAACCCGGAGCATCGCACCGCGTTAATTATGCCTATCTGCAACGAAGATGTGGAACGTGTATTCGCGGGTCTGCGTGCGACCTGGGAATCTGTCGTGCGTACCGGGCAGCAGCAACATTTTGATGTTTATGTTCTGAGCGACAGTTACGATGCTGATATTGCGGTAGCCGAGCAGAAGGCATGGATGGAACTGGTGCGAGACGTTGGTGGCGAAGGCAAAATCTTCTATCGCCGCCGTCGCCGCCGTGTGAAGCGCAAAAGCGGTAATATCGATGACTTTTGCCGTCGCTGGGGAAGCAACTACAGCTACATGGTTGTGTTGGATGCCGATAGCGTGATGAGCGGTGAGTGCCTGACCGGTCTGGTGCGCATGATGGAAGCCAATCCCAATGCGGGGATTATCCAGTCTTCGCCAAAGGCATCGGGAATGGATACGTTGTATGCGCGCTGCCAGCAGTTTGCCACGCGAGTGTATGGTCCGCTGTTTACCGCAGGCCTGCACTTCTGGCAATTGGGTGAATCCCACTATTGGGGTCATAATGCTATCATTCGCGTTAAACCGTTTATTGAACACTGTGCATTGGCGCCGCTGCCAGGAGAAGGTTCGTTTGCGGGCTCCATCTTGTCGCATGACTTCGTTGAGGCCGCGCTTATGCGGCGTGCAGGCTGGGGCGTATGGATCGCGTATGACTTGCCAGGATCGTACGAAGAGCTGCCGCCTAACCTGTTGGATGAGCTAAAACGCGATCGCCGTTGGTGTCATGGCAACCTGATGAACTTCCGGCTCTTTCTGGTGAAAGGTATGCACCCGGTGCACCGCGCGGTGTTTCTGACCGGTGTGATGTCCTATCTTTCTGCGCCGCTGTGGTTTATGTTTCTCGCGCTATCGACAGCCCTGCAGGTCGTGCATACCTTAATGGAGCCACAATACTTCCTGCAGCCAAGACAGCTCTTCCCCGTATGGCCACAATGGCGGCCTGAACTGGCGATCGCGCTGTTCTCAACTACGTTGGTGCTGCTATTTTTACCCAAACTGCTGAGTGTTGTGCTGATCTGGTGTAAGGGGGCGAAAGCTTATGGTGGCGCGATACGCCTGTTGTTCTCGCTGATCCTTGAGATGCTGTTCTCGGTGCTGCTGGCACCCGTACGCATGCTGTTCCATACAGTGTTTGTCGTGAGCGCATTCCTCGGTTGGGAAGTGGTGTGGAATTCACCACAGCGTGATGACGATGCAACACCCTGGAGTGAAGCGTTTGCACGGCATGGTTCACAGATGTTATTAGGTATCGTCTGGGCGGCGGGAATGGGATGGTTGGATCTCAACTTCCTTTGGTGGTTGGCTCCAATCGTTTTCTCGCTGATTCTGTCACCGTTTGTTTCGGTATTCTCCAGTCGTGCGACGCTGGGTCTGGCATCAAAACGGGCTAAACTGTTCCTGATCCCGGAAGAGTATGATCCACCAAAAGAGCTGCTAGATACCGATACCTATCTGCAACAGAACCGTGAGCGCGCACTGAAAAATGGCTTTATGCATGCGCTATTCCATCCCTCTTTTAATGCGCTGGCGAGTGCGATGGCAACGTCTCGTCACCTTAAAAGCGATCTCCTGGAATATGCCCGCGATCGCCGTGTTGAGCAGGCACTAAGTGATGTGCCAACCAAACTTGATCGCGAACAGCGCCTGACGCTGCTCAGCGATCCGGTAACGCTCTCGCGTATGCATTACCGCTTGTGGCAGAACGCCGATAAGTATCATGACTGGGTTGAGCATTATCAGGCATTGAAACTTAATCCGCTGGCGTTACCATCAGCGAAATAA
- the mdoG gene encoding glucans biosynthesis protein MdoG produces the protein MMKLRWASAAVLLSMYASSSWAFSIDDVAKQAKDLAGKGFEAPKSNLPSQLRDMKFADYQQIQFNHDKAWWSKLKTPFKLEFYHQGMYFDTPVKLNEVTATTVREIKYNPDYFNFGNVKHDPETVKNLGYAGFKVLYPLNSKDKKDEISSFLGASYFRVIGAGQVYGLSARGLAIDTALPSGEEFPRFKEFWIERPKPQDKRLVIYALLDSPRAAGAYRFVINPGKESVVDVQSKVYLRDKVGKLGVAPLTSMFLFGPNQPSSVVNYRPALHDSNGLSIHAGNGEWIWRPLNNPKHLAVSTYTVENPKGFGLLQRGRNFEQFQDLDDRYDQRPSGWVEPQGDWGKGHIELVEIPTADETNDNIVAFWTPEALPDPGKEMNFKYRLHFTRDEDQLHSPEMAYVKSTLRSTGDVKQSNLVRQPDGTIAFLVDFVGTEMSALPGNTPVTPQVSVGENGEVVEQSVRYNPVTKGWRLVLRLRVKDNKQATEMRAALVNGDKTLTETWSYQLPANE, from the coding sequence CTGATGAAATTGCGCTGGGCTAGCGCAGCAGTTTTACTGTCCATGTATGCAAGTTCGAGTTGGGCTTTTAGCATTGATGATGTCGCTAAGCAGGCAAAAGATTTAGCAGGGAAGGGATTTGAAGCGCCAAAAAGCAACCTGCCTTCCCAGTTGCGTGATATGAAATTTGCGGATTATCAACAAATTCAGTTCAACCATGATAAGGCCTGGTGGAGCAAGCTGAAAACCCCGTTCAAGCTTGAATTTTATCATCAGGGCATGTATTTCGATACGCCCGTGAAACTGAACGAAGTTACGGCGACAACGGTACGTGAGATCAAATATAACCCGGACTATTTTAATTTCGGTAATGTTAAACACGATCCGGAAACGGTTAAAAATCTGGGTTATGCCGGTTTTAAAGTGCTGTATCCACTGAACAGTAAAGATAAAAAAGATGAAATCAGTAGTTTCCTGGGGGCCAGCTATTTTCGTGTAATCGGGGCGGGTCAGGTTTATGGCCTTTCCGCACGCGGCCTGGCGATTGATACCGCACTGCCTTCAGGCGAAGAATTCCCGCGTTTTAAAGAGTTCTGGATTGAGCGCCCGAAACCACAGGATAAACGCCTGGTGATCTACGCGCTGTTGGACTCGCCACGCGCGGCGGGTGCTTATCGTTTCGTCATCAATCCGGGTAAGGAATCCGTGGTGGATGTGCAGTCCAAAGTTTACCTGCGTGACAAAGTAGGTAAGTTGGGTGTTGCCCCATTAACCAGTATGTTCCTGTTTGGCCCAAATCAGCCATCGTCAGTAGTCAACTATCGGCCGGCGCTGCACGATTCGAATGGTCTCTCTATTCATGCAGGTAATGGTGAGTGGATTTGGCGGCCGTTGAATAATCCGAAGCATCTCGCGGTGAGTACTTATACCGTGGAAAATCCGAAAGGATTCGGACTGTTACAGCGTGGACGTAATTTCGAGCAATTCCAGGATCTTGACGATCGTTATGATCAGCGACCAAGCGGCTGGGTTGAGCCACAGGGCGATTGGGGCAAAGGACACATTGAGCTGGTGGAAATCCCAACGGCGGACGAAACCAACGATAACATCGTTGCCTTCTGGACACCTGAAGCGTTGCCAGATCCGGGTAAAGAGATGAATTTCAAATATCGTCTGCATTTTACTCGGGATGAGGATCAACTGCATTCACCGGAAATGGCCTATGTGAAGAGCACCTTACGTTCAACGGGTGACGTGAAGCAATCCAACCTGGTGCGTCAACCGGATGGAACCATCGCTTTTCTGGTTGACTTTGTCGGTACAGAAATGAGTGCGCTCCCTGGCAACACGCCGGTCACGCCACAGGTGAGTGTGGGTGAGAACGGTGAAGTCGTGGAGCAAAGCGTACGTTACAATCCCGTGACTAAAGGTTGGCGCTTAGTGTTACGTCTGCGAGTGAAAGATAACAAGCAGGCTACCGAGATGCGCGCCGCATTAGTGAATGGCGATAAAACGTTGACGGAAACCTGGAGCTATCAGTTGCCTGCCAATGAATAA
- a CDS encoding rhodanese-related sulfurtransferase, which produces MPVLHNLVSNEELKARMLAETEPRTTVSFYKYFTIQDPKAFRDALYQAFVALKVFGRVYVAKEGINAQISVPASLYPQMKQTLYAFDPALNNLRMNIALDDDGKSFWVLRLKVRERIVADGIADDAFDASDVGNYLKAAEVNAMLDDPDAVFVDMRNHYEYEVGHFERAREIPADTFRDQLPMAVDMLQGEKDKKIVMYCTGGIRCEKASAWMKHNGFENVYHIEGGIIEYARRAREQGLPVRFKGKNFVFDERMGERISDDVIAHCHQCGTACDTHVNCKNDGCHLLFIQCPSCAEKYQHCCSPVCMEELVLSPEEQRARRAGRENGNKIFNKSRGLLNMTLQIPTPEDDR; this is translated from the coding sequence ATGCCAGTGTTACATAACCTTGTTTCCAATGAAGAGCTGAAGGCGCGCATGTTGGCTGAAACCGAGCCGCGCACGACGGTCTCTTTCTACAAATATTTTACCATTCAAGATCCTAAGGCTTTCCGTGACGCACTGTACCAGGCGTTTGTCGCGCTGAAGGTATTTGGACGCGTGTATGTCGCCAAAGAAGGGATCAATGCACAAATTAGTGTTCCGGCCAGTCTTTATCCGCAGATGAAGCAAACCTTGTATGCATTTGATCCGGCATTAAATAATTTGCGTATGAATATCGCACTTGATGATGACGGAAAGTCATTTTGGGTTCTGCGGCTGAAAGTGCGTGAACGTATTGTGGCTGATGGTATTGCCGATGACGCGTTTGATGCCAGCGATGTTGGGAACTACCTGAAAGCGGCTGAAGTGAATGCCATGCTGGACGATCCTGACGCAGTATTTGTTGATATGCGTAATCATTACGAATATGAAGTTGGCCACTTTGAACGGGCGAGGGAGATCCCTGCGGACACTTTCCGCGACCAGTTGCCAATGGCCGTAGATATGCTGCAAGGCGAAAAAGACAAAAAAATCGTCATGTACTGTACTGGCGGTATTCGCTGTGAGAAAGCCAGCGCATGGATGAAGCACAATGGCTTCGAGAATGTTTATCACATTGAAGGCGGCATCATAGAGTATGCACGCCGTGCGCGCGAACAGGGATTACCTGTGCGGTTTAAAGGCAAAAATTTCGTCTTTGATGAGCGAATGGGCGAAAGGATTTCTGACGACGTCATTGCCCACTGTCATCAGTGTGGAACGGCATGCGATACGCATGTTAATTGCAAAAATGACGGTTGCCATCTGCTATTTATTCAGTGTCCGAGCTGTGCTGAGAAATATCAACACTGCTGCAGTCCGGTTTGTATGGAAGAATTAGTGCTTTCACCTGAAGAGCAGCGCGCTCGACGCGCCGGTCGTGAGAATGGCAATAAAATATTTAATAAATCGCGTGGCTTGTTAAATATGACGTTGCAGATCCCGACACCGGAAGATGATCGTTAA
- a CDS encoding YceK/YidQ family lipoprotein, which translates to MMGKGYRLGIICICMTMLTGCGSIISRTVPGQGHGNQYYPGVQWDVRDTPWRFLTIIDVPLSALADTLLLPVDAGHGPYN; encoded by the coding sequence ATGATGGGAAAAGGGTATCGCCTCGGTATAATATGTATTTGCATGACGATGCTGACGGGGTGTGGCAGCATTATTAGTCGGACCGTGCCCGGCCAGGGACACGGTAATCAATATTATCCCGGTGTACAATGGGATGTACGTGATACACCCTGGCGATTTCTGACCATTATAGATGTACCACTATCAGCGTTAGCCGACACACTGCTATTGCCGGTTGACGCAGGGCATGGCCCTTATAATTAG
- a CDS encoding cytochrome b yields the protein MLWKNTSTHFGHISILIHWLVAAAVYGMFALGLWMVSLGYYDDWYHKAPNLHKSIGITLFAVMIFRLVWRFISPPPKPLNSYSALVRISAVVVHLMLYAVLFALFITGYLISTANGKPIEVFSLISVPAILAGYGEQADLAGDIHLYLAWSIVILSILHGLAALKHHVVDRDITLKRMLGHRID from the coding sequence ATGCTATGGAAAAATACTTCAACGCATTTTGGACATATCTCAATACTAATACACTGGCTGGTCGCGGCCGCTGTCTATGGTATGTTTGCACTGGGCTTATGGATGGTATCACTGGGTTATTACGACGACTGGTATCATAAAGCACCAAACCTTCATAAAAGTATCGGTATCACCCTGTTCGCAGTGATGATTTTTAGACTGGTCTGGCGCTTTATTTCTCCCCCACCTAAACCGCTAAACAGCTACTCGGCGCTGGTGCGTATTAGTGCAGTGGTGGTCCATTTGATGCTATATGCCGTACTTTTTGCCCTATTTATTACTGGTTATTTAATATCCACAGCCAATGGCAAACCCATTGAAGTCTTTAGCCTGATTTCTGTCCCTGCTATCCTGGCTGGATATGGAGAGCAAGCCGATCTGGCTGGCGATATTCATCTTTATCTTGCATGGAGCATCGTGATTCTGTCCATACTGCATGGGCTCGCTGCATTGAAACATCACGTTGTCGATCGTGATATCACGTTAAAACGGATGCTGGGTCATCGCATCGATTAA